One part of the Candidatus Neomarinimicrobiota bacterium genome encodes these proteins:
- a CDS encoding ABC transporter permease — MKFEFFLAYRSLIRSRGNRFIPFIRTLAVTGMVIGTAALTITAGILNGFEENMIEKITGFDAHLRISNLRDSFFRSDTSLTQNLLTIPHIQIVAPYLDEEIIIRYQDRSEGILFECMEEEDFRRILMPSKKPWAGSVDFSGDGIYLGKGVSDILGVSLGDTVDLLLIKGLPSPTNPARIQAALVTGIFSTGISEYDKSLAYGGLDLGQSFLTVPGRISGYQILLDDTKVTEWVSNAIVDKLPYPYYSVSWKDRHYTLFRWLETQKLPIILIFGLIALVAAVNIISTLVMIVLVKEKEIAVLKSMGMASRRIKKLFLMDGLIISLTGSILGVLLSLFIEWGQMTFGWFTISSDVYFIDRVPVSINPLIALIVMGTAIVLALVSSFYPAAKASAVKPVEILRYE; from the coding sequence TTGAAATTTGAATTTTTTTTGGCGTATCGAAGCCTTATTCGTTCACGGGGCAATCGCTTTATCCCCTTTATCCGTACCCTGGCGGTTACGGGGATGGTAATCGGTACGGCGGCCCTTACGATCACGGCCGGTATCCTCAATGGTTTTGAAGAAAACATGATTGAAAAAATTACGGGATTTGATGCCCATCTGCGGATATCTAATCTCCGTGATTCTTTTTTCCGGAGTGATACATCCCTCACACAAAATCTCTTAACCATTCCACATATACAGATTGTTGCACCTTATCTGGATGAAGAAATTATCATCCGGTATCAGGACCGGTCCGAGGGCATTTTATTCGAATGCATGGAAGAGGAAGATTTTCGCCGCATCCTCATGCCGTCCAAAAAACCATGGGCCGGGAGTGTCGATTTCTCCGGAGACGGAATTTATCTTGGAAAAGGCGTTTCGGATATCCTGGGTGTGTCACTCGGCGATACTGTGGACCTGCTTCTCATCAAAGGATTGCCCTCCCCCACAAATCCGGCACGAATACAAGCGGCGCTTGTTACCGGGATTTTTTCCACGGGGATCTCTGAGTATGATAAATCTCTGGCCTACGGCGGACTGGATTTAGGGCAGTCTTTTCTGACAGTGCCCGGTCGGATTTCCGGCTATCAGATACTGCTGGATGATACAAAGGTTACGGAATGGGTCAGTAATGCCATTGTGGATAAACTGCCCTATCCCTATTACAGTGTCAGCTGGAAGGACCGGCACTATACTCTTTTCAGATGGCTTGAAACACAAAAACTCCCCATTATCCTGATCTTTGGATTAATTGCCCTGGTGGCGGCTGTGAATATCATTTCCACTCTGGTAATGATCGTCCTGGTGAAGGAAAAGGAGATTGCGGTATTGAAATCTATGGGGATGGCATCCCGGCGTATAAAGAAACTTTTTCTGATGGACGGACTGATTATCTCATTAACGGGGTCTATACTGGGGGTACTTTTATCCCTTTTTATTGAATGGGGACAGATGACTTTTGGGTGGTTCACTATTTCGTCCGATGTCTACTTCATTGATCGTGTGCCTGTTTCCATCAATCCCCTTATTGCTCTGATTGTCATGGGCACTGCCATTGTTTTGGCCCTTGTTTCATCTTTTTATCCGGCGGCGAAAGCATCAGCCGTGAAACCGGTAGAAATATTGCGATATGAATAA